The genome window GCTTGCGCGGGACGCGCAGCTAAGCGGTGATCGCGTGGCGCTGGAGAATTTCCAGCAGCATTCGGAACATTACACCCGCATGCTGGCCGAGGCGCAGAAGGAACAGGACGCGCGGCGTGCCGAACAGGATCGCCAGCGCGAGCAGAATCAGCAAAACCGCAGTGACGGAAATCAGGGCGCTCAAGGTGGCCAGGGTGGTCGCAATGATCAGCGCGATGACCGCGGCCCGGATCAACGTAATGAGCGTCGCAACGGCAACGCAGATCAGAACGCGCCCGCAGCGCTGTCCGCCGATGCGCCCCAA of Paracoccaceae bacterium contains these proteins:
- a CDS encoding DUF4167 domain-containing protein, encoding MRSSKSRSRNKNRNNSPPSGNIVNRVFDSSGPEGKVRGTPQQIIDKYNQLARDAQLSGDRVALENFQQHSEHYTRMLAEAQKEQDARRAEQDRQREQNQQNRSDGNQGAQGGQGGRNDQRDDRGPDQRNERRNGNADQNAPAALSADAPQPDVDMAAEPAVDSNLVETPESVAPKTRRPRTRKPAAPKPDAAPEAPEAAE